A genome region from Magnolia sinica isolate HGM2019 chromosome 8, MsV1, whole genome shotgun sequence includes the following:
- the LOC131254226 gene encoding probable LRR receptor-like serine/threonine-protein kinase At3g47570 — MCYIQRMSLWAIWSFLLLSSIHLPCFFGSAARFSNETDLLALLSFKDLIRDDPLQSLSSWNHTLHFCHWQGVICGGRRHPQRVTALNLTGQNLVGSISPYIANLTFLRRFDLTGNSFHGAVPDEIGRLFRLRYLSLANNTFTGEIPANLTHFSELQVLDLYGNQLSGRIPTELGSLSKLTRLYLGQNNLTGSIPPSLGNLSSLTYLYLSINSLDGNIPDDLGRLVKLSILAIRENELSGAIPPRLYNLSSINVLDMGFNRLHGNLPPNLDLTLPNLQELYVRANEFTGHIPVSLSNASGLLNIHLSENSFIGSVPMNFGSLKGLHTLAFWGNGLGIGKGRDLNFLISLTNCSNFQVLDISQNRLSGVLPDSMSNLSTRLRYLSLGSNRIFGSIPSGIQNLVGLTTLGMEYNFLTGTIPVGVGKLNKIGVFSFEGNELSGQIPSTFGNISQLFILSLSRNNLSGSIPSALGNCILQFIYLQYNYFSGSLPKQLFSIPSLIKFEAQNNFFTTLPNGAGYLPALGTFRVSNNKLSGEIPRWLGNCLSLESLSLDGNFFQGSIPPTFTTLRGLQSLDLSHNNLSGKIPEYMAKLLALQYLNLSFNNFEGELPKEGVFGNASQVSVLGNSKLCGGIHELQLPPCSSKKRGKSLASKVKFSVIGVVLCLISLSCFFTILYWVRKSRRKPLTETSAEDPFLNVSYGELFKATDGFSSANLIGTGSYGSVYKGILEGDGNIVAVKVINLQRQGALRSFLAECEVLRNIRHRNLVKILTCCSSIDFKGSDFKALVYEYMPNGSLEKWLHRDGQDDQPRSLNFIQRLNIAIDVASALDYLHDHCQTSIVHRDLKPSNILLDDDMIARVSDFGLARFLSEVAQTSSVGMKGSIGYIAPGNYFIYFHLFYISLRNDLLETEYVMGSKASTQGDVYSYGILLLEMITGKGPTDGMFMDNLSLHHFAKLALPERVMEIVKPQLLIEGTEVTQGNGNHINTRNRMHECLILLVRIGVLYSSESPRERMCMKDVVTEMHAIKDLYLGVRIQQDEQVMSQLSGEDPSYLSYY, encoded by the exons atgtgttatatccaacgtATGAGCCTAtgggcaatttggtcatttctcctTCTATCTTCCATTCACCTTCCATGTTTCTTCGGATCTGCTGCTCGCTTCTCCAACGAAACGGATCTCCTTGCTTTGCTCAGCTTTAAAGATCTAATAAGGGACGATCCTCTCCAATCCTTGAGCTCCTGGAACCATACTCTCCACTTCTGCCACTGGCAAGGTGTCATTTGCGGTGGTCGACGGCATCCTCAAAGGGTCACCGCCTTGAACCTCACTGGCCAAAACTTGGTGGGCTCCATATCTCCCTACATTGCAAACCTCACCTTCCTCAGGAGATTCGATCTCACAGGAAATAGCTTCCACGGTGCGGTTCCCGATGAGATTGGCCGTTTGTTCCGCTTGCGGTATCTCAGTCTGGCCAATAACACATTCACCGGAGAAATTCCAGCAAATCTGACCCACTTTTCGGAACTCCAAGTCCTTGATCTTTACGGGAATCAGCTGTCAGGGAGGATTCCAACTGAGCTTGGTTCTCTGTCAAAGCTCACCAGATTGTACCTTGGTCAAAACAATCTTACAGGAAGCATCCCAccttcacttggaaacctttcgtCTCTCACTTACCTTTATCTCTCAATAAATAGTCTAGATGGCAACATCCCAGACGATCTCGGTCGGTTGGTGAAGTTAAGCATTCTTGCCATTCGTGAAAATGAACTATCAGGTGCGATTCCGCCTCGGCTCTACAATCTCTCCTCTATTAACGTTTTGGACATGGGATTTAACAGATTGCATGGAAATCTTCCACCTAACTTAGACCTCACTCTTCCTAATCTCCAAGAGCTTTATGTCAGAGCAAACGAATTCACAGGGCATATACCagtttcattatccaatgcttcGGGACTTCTAAATATTCATCTTTCTGAGAATAGTTTTATTGGATCCGTGCCTATGAATTTTGGAAGCCTTAAGGGTCTCCACACCTTAGCTTTCTGGGGCAATGGACTTGGAATTGGGAAAGGTCGTGACTTGAATTTTCTCATTTCTTTGACCAATTGCAGTAACTTTCAAGTGCTGGACATAAGCCAAAATCGTCTCAGTGGGGTGTTGCCTGACTCCATGTCTAATCTTTCGACCCGGCTGAGGTACCTATCATTAGGAAGTAACCGTATATTTGGAAGCATACCATCTGGGATTCAGAATCTTGTCGGCTTAACAACACTAGGAATGGAATACAACTTTCTAACAGGTACTATTCCCGTTGGTGTTGGGAAGCTTAACAAGATTGGAGTATTTTCCTTTGAAGGAAATGAATTATCAGGGCAAATTCCGTCAACCTTTGGCAACATCTCCCAACTGTTCATACTCAGTTTATCTAGAAACAATCTATCGGGAAGCATACCTTCAGCCCTTGGTAATTGCATACTTCAATTCATATACCTCCAGTATAATTACTTCAGTGGTAGCTTACCCAAACAACTTTTCAGCATTCCGTCTCTGATTAAATTTGAAGCTCAAAACAACTTCTTTACTACTCTGCCAAATGGAGCGGGTTACTTGCCAGCTCTTGGAACATTCCGGGTTTCTAATAACAAATTGTCAGGCGAAATTCCACGATGGCTAGGCAATTGTCTCAGCCTAGAGTCTCTCTCCTTGGATGGGAACTTCTTTCAAGGATCAATTCCTCCAACATTTACTACTCTAAGAGGCCTTCAATCCCTGGATCTTTCCCACAACAATTTGTCTGGGAAGATTCCAGAATACATGGCGAAGCTTCTAGCTCTGCAGTATCTAAATCTGTCTTTCAATAATTTCGAGGGTGAGTTACCGAAAGAAGGGGTCTTTGGAAATGCCAGTCAAGTTTCAGTGCTCGGGAATAGTAAGCTTTGTGGGGGTATTCATGAATTACAATTGCCTCCATGCTCTTCCAAGAAACGGGGGAAGTCTCTTGCTTCAAAAGTAAAATTCTCAGTAATTGGTGTTGTCCTGTGCCTTATTTCATTATCATGTTTCTTTACCATTCTTTATTGGGTAAGAAAGTCAAGAAGGAAACCTTTGACTGAGACTTCTGCCGAGGATCCTTTTCTGAACGTGTCTTATGGGGAGCTCTTTAAAGCAACAGATGGGTTCTCTTCTGCCAATTTGATTGGCACTGGAAGTTATGGTTCTGTGTATAAAGGAATTTTAGAGGGAGACGGAAATATCGTGGCTGTGAAAGTCATCAACCTTCAACGACAAGGAGCTCTTAGGAGTTTCTTGGCTGAATGCGAAGTTTTGagaaacattaggcatcggaatctTGTTAAGATCTTAACTTGTTGCTCCAGCATTGATTTTAAGGGCAGTGATTTCAAAGCTCTAGTTTATGAGTATATGCCCAATGGAAGTCTAGAGAAGTGGTTGCACAGAGATGGCCAGGACGATCAGCCGAGGAGCTTGAACTTTATTCAAAGGCTAAACATAGCCATTGATGTGGCTTCTGCATTAGATTATCTCCATGATCATTGCCAAACATCAATTGTTCATCGAGATTTAAAACCAAGCAacattcttcttgatgatgacatgattgctcGTGTGAGTGATTTTGGGCTAGCCAGGTTCTTATCTGAGGTTGCTCAAACCAGCTCGGTTGGTATGAAAGGATCTATTGGGTACATCGCTCCAG gtAACTATTTCATATATTTCCATTTATTTTATATCTCCTTGAGAAATGATCTCCTGGAAACTG AATATGTGATGGGCAGTAAagcatctacacaaggagatgttTACAGCTATGGAATTCTTCTATTGGAGATGATCACTGGCAAGGGGCCAACTGATGGGATGTTTATGgacaatctaagccttcatcattttgctAAGTTAGCTTTGCCTGAACGAGTAATGGAGATTGTTAAGCCACAATTGCTTATAGAAGGCACTGAAGTTACTCAGGGCAATGGAAATCATATCAATACAAGAAATAGAATGCATGAATGCTTGATTTTATTGGTCAGAATTGGTGTGTTGTACTCTTCAGAGTCTCCAAGAGAACGAATGTGCATGAAAGATGTTGTcaccgaaatgcatgcaatcaagGATTTATATCTGGGTGTCAGGATTCAGCAAGATGAACAAGTTATGTCACAACTGTCAGGTGAAGATCCATCTTACCTCAGTTATTATTGA